The following are encoded in a window of Pecten maximus chromosome 17, xPecMax1.1, whole genome shotgun sequence genomic DNA:
- the LOC117315273 gene encoding uncharacterized protein LOC117315273: protein MSLPQCQMAPFNLTLFPVCRDVISVYLTSERVRTCVFAKHNIEKTKTASVFMYECKALVCIFLAAHIFTISRGGNRAKESDAIRHSTNSDDIINTNSTTYALGPVKKKEDTRGKAPCGSLCVNISIKLQHVFPKRNHNEKTKRSYKQPKVSIQTYFRTFSTRSTHMTKTGKRGQSHKPEVQNRQNSGKHVNTTNHFGDTRNSSRAISRERRYAYEDNDEWQYDEKFDYDDDSEETKKWKKYAKNWDKIGLRLIYIGSTIIMITCCCFLCCRKCCLLVCSTCSHIVMTCVDRCRCRDPMYRKIKILSDRLGIQLDYDTYKAMKQGYTQDIAEQGFGISL, encoded by the exons ATGTCACTCCCTCAGTGTCAGATGGCGCCATTCAACCTTACGCTTTTTCCCGTATGCCGTGACGTCATTTCCGTCTATTTGACGTCAGAGCGAGTGAGAACATGTGTTTTTGCTAAGCACAACATTGAGAAAACGAAGACAGCCAGTGTATTTATGTACGAGTGCAAAGCACTGGTTTGCATTTTTTTGGCAGCACACATCTTCACGATTTCACGAG GAGGTAACAGAGCCAAAGAATCTGACGCCATACGTCATTCAACCAACAGTGATGACATCATCAACACCAACTCTACGACGTACGCACTCGGACCTGTCAAGAAAAAAGAAGACACCCGGGGGAAGGCTCCTTGTGGATCATTGTGTGTAAACATTTCGATCAAACTACAACATGTGTTTCCAAAACGGAATCACAACGAAAAAACTAAACGTAGTTATAAACAACCTAAAGTTAGCATTCAGACTTATTTTAGAACTTTTTCAACAAGGAGTACACACATGACAAAAACGGGCAAACGTGGACAGAGTCACAAACCGGAAGTACAAAATAGACAGAATTCAGGGAAGCACGTGAATACGACAAACCATTTTGGCGATACACGGAACAGCTCTCGCGCCATTAGTCGTGAGAGGCGATACGCCTACGAGGACAACGACGAATGGCAGTACGATGAAAAATTCGATTATGATGACGAC TCTGAGGAAACCAAAAAATGGAAGAAGTACGCCAAGAATTGGGACAAGATCGGTCTCCGTCTGATCTACATCGGTTCAACTATCATCATGATCACGTGCTGCTGTTTTCTGTGCTGTAGGAAGTGCTGCCTACTCGTCTGTTCAACCTGTTCTCATATCGTCATGACCTGTGTTGACAGATGTCGTTGTAGGGATCCAA TGTATCGTAAGATAAAAATCCTGTCGGATCGGCTCGGTATACAGTTGGATTACGACACGTACAAGGCCATGAAGCAGGGTTACACTCAGGATATAGCTGAGCAGGGCTTCGGGATCTCTTTATAA